aaaacatctttaTTTTGGTTGAGTACTTTCTGGTTAGTTGTGGCTCCTAATTTTCTTATTGTTTGCTAATAAGTGTGATGACCTAATTTGATCATCTAGGatgcctcggcgtcgacggcatccaagataacctaatttgatcatctagggtgcctcggcgtcgacggcatccacgataacctaatttgatcatctagggtgcctcggcgtcgacggcatccaagataacctaatttgatcatctagggtgcctcggcgtcgacggcatccaagataacctaatttgatcatctagggtgccttggcgtcgacggcatccaatataacctaatttgatcatctagggtgcctcggcgtcgacggcatccacgataacctaatttgatcatctagggtgcctcggcgtcgacggcatccacgataacctaatttgatcatttagggtgcctcggcgtcgacggcatccaagataacctaatttgatcatctagggtgcctcggcgtcgacagtATCCAACATATCCTCATTCCATCATTTAGGGTGCCATAGTTAACATCAGTGACATAGTTAACATCATACTTAACAACTCTAGTCACTAACATAGTTAACATCATGACACCATAGTTCACAACATAGTTAACATCATGACACCATAGTTAACATCATGACACCATAGTTCAAAGCTTACAAGACATAGTTCAAGGCTACACCCTACTTCAAATACTGCAAACTGCCACTAGTTCACATATTACAAGCTATAGTTCAATGCTTGAAACTTAAGATAATGACCCACATGGTCAGATTACAAATCACTCTTCATCGCAAATATCCTTGATGTCCTTCAGCTTTCTCTTGTTCTTGTCACTAGCTTTGACAAGATCAGCAATGTGAAACTCCAAATTCCTCCTCGCAGTGCTCAACTTTTCCTTCTCCTTCAAATGAGCAAACTTCAGATTCCTAATCACATTACCTTGGGCAACCTGAATGCTCTTCAACTGGTCAACCTTTTGCTTCAGTTCTTTGTTCTCAGCATCCATTGCACCCAGCTGTTCCTTCAAAGCTGAAATATTGTTGTCCAAAGGAGGAGTGATCTCCTCATGTTCACGTTGTTGGACTTCATTTTCCTTGGGAATATTGTCCTGGGTATCAAGTAGGTTGTTCACATCCTCAACAAGCTTCTCATAAGTCTCCTGTAGCTTGTTCTTCTGTGATGTGAGATTGTGGACAAGTGATGAATGTTCCAGACATGCCATCCTATTAGCACGCTGGCAATCCTCATACAAAAGCCATAGTTTGTGAAGAGCATTCTGCAGATGCTCTGGCCACTCCTCATCTACCCAATGAACAACACCACAACTGCTTGCTTCCTGCAAAACAACAAGTACAAATGCATTTACTTCCTTTTTCACTTCACTTCTATTCAGTCCAATTCAAAACAACTATAGTATACTGCACATGCACAATTCAGCTCAATTCTGAATTTATATCTGAATTTTTAACAGCATACTACACTGAATTTACTTCATTTATACCTTAATTTTCAACAGCACAATACAATTCAGTTCAATTCATTTACTTCATTTATATCTATGAACAATGCACTATGATACTTTTTAACAACACAATTTACTTCACTCAGTCACTATGGATACCTTAATTTTATATCTTTGTACTTAATTTTTAATAGCACAATTTAATTCATTTACTTCATTTATATCACTGTGGTGTTGTTCATTTATATGTATGAACAATTCATTTACTTCACTCAGTCACTATGGTATGGTACATGACAGTACATTTAACTAAACTACTAGGTGAACAGTGAACATGAACAATGAACAGTGAACATGAACAATGAACAGTGCATATGAACAATTTATAGTTTCTTCACAAAATGAGCAAACTACAGATTTTTGCTAGCACTCACATCAAGTCCACAGGCAATGAACCTCCTCCCAGTGCTAATCCCTTCGAAGCAAACATGCCTCTTCGCCGGCTGGCCATGCTCACACATCACCATCACCTCATCATCAACACCAGAGTAGTTCGGGTCCTCGATTGTAGCCGGGATCTACATCAACAAAAGAAACGCACAAAATCCATCTCACGGGTTCAAATCGAGCAGGAAAAACAAAATCCCCAAACCGAAACCCTTGCTCAAAGAACCCTAGCTACGAGTACAAATCACTGACCTTGATAGGGGAGCCGCCTGAAGAGTACTCGTAGCCCGATTCCTCGCTGTCGTCGCTCCACGAAACCATGGCGGACGGCGGCCAGCTGGCTTCTCACCGACGGCGACCAGAGCCAGAGAGAGGAGGCAGAGGAGaggggcgagagagagagagagacagagggcGCGGGGCATCTGTCTGGCGAGCACCGACAGGACCGACCGGCGCGGCGTCTTGACCGTTTTGTTCCTAACGGCGCCGTTTGCCTGTCCGCACGCCACGTCAGCGTTTTCGAGGCCCACCTGTCGGAAAAGAGATCAAACGAGGCTAAACGGCTGTTCAGTGCTTTTTGCAACGGGTTAAGAGATTTTACGGTGTTTTTTGCAACAGATTAACGACTTGGTAGTTTCCTGCAAACCTAGCCACAAATGTGGTGGTTTCTTGCAATTGACTCCTGTCGGGCTACAAACAGGGACGGAGCAGCCATCAGATAAATTCTTGGTTAACTCGATTATAGACAAAGTGTTTTAGAAAATCTTGGTTAACTTGATTATAAACAAAGTGTTTTAGAAAAGTATCTTTATCCAAACAGGGACGGAGCTGCGATAGACCCATATACAGTAATGTGTCTACTTACTCTGTGcatattaattaagataagaaTTATCAAGAGAGTAGGAAAATGCAACGCAGTGGGTACCCAATTCTAGGAGCAATGCGACACATACATTAGGTTTGTTACGTGATTGCTCGTGCGACAAAGGGTGACCAGAGATAGGATTGCTCTTGCCTCTCGCCGGCGGCGCTGCCGGACTGCCTCGCCTCATGTGCTCCTAGGATCATGGAGGCGTGGTGGATCTTGTCCTTTGCCGGAGGGAGAGCTTCATTTTTAGGTGTTTTTTagagttttgttagggtttatGTTCTATTCAGGAAGACGAGGCGATGGCGGCTACCTGAAGttggaataaggttctccctgTCTAGGCCCCATCCCGGGGGTGCTTCTAGCGTCGTtggagggcgtgtggaggtgtgtctccttTAGATCTCGTGGGATTCGATCGGTGTTTATTTTCGATGGATCCGCTTGGATCTGCTCTTCGTTCGTCTGCATTCATGTGTCTATAGGTTGGAGCCTTTCGATCTACACTTCTCTTCATGTATGGTGGTTTCTGCACTGGTGCACTGGCTCTTTGGTACCTTATCACGACGACtttccgactgtctactacaacaaggttcgCCTGGCTTGAGGGAGGGACGGACCTGGATGTAATATTTACTTCTGACGTTCTTTGTACTCCTTTGACAATTGATGAATAGATCAAAGGTTTTTATATTATTGCAATAAAGAGGTTTGTTACGTGATTAACGTAGTAGTTTAGGTGGCATTTTTTGGTTGGAGGAAATTAGGGGAGGGGTCCCAACCAGTTGAATTAGGGGGATGGCGAGATTAGTTTGGAAGATTAGTAACAGATTCGTAAGAGTTTCGGAGGTCTAGGATTATTGCAATGCTAATTGCCCTGTTTGAGAGTACTAACATAACAAAATAAACTGACAGATATATAGGAACTACATAGAATAACAGAAATTCACTGATTACTCAATACATGCATGGCCTCTTTTATATATTTGCATCACCATCAACTCTAGCTTTCTTGAATTATATCGTGATGAACTTAGCAGCAGGCTACTTACTGAAAAACTTGCAAGCTGCAAGAAGCCTAATCCAGCTCAATTTAATATCCAAATCCATTTACATTGATCCTACCCGGCCCCCTCTCATTCTACGCATATCCATAAAATTGTTCAGCCCTGGCGCTGCTCCACCTTTTCTCCTCTTCTCTGCATCCAATAACCACCATATGCATCTTCTCGCTCCAAATAATATGGGAACATCGGCATCTAATCAATTAGGCAAGCATCAGTGTTTAGCCTGAGCCAAATCATCGCTCAATCTTTTCTAAGTGATGAGAAAATATACTAACCATAGAAATATCAATTGGTGGGGGCGTGGAATTGTTCGGCAGGCAGTTGGCACGTTTTCGAAGGTGTCGTGTATTGCATgcgcttgttttttctttcttttgggCGTGTTTGTGTTGTTGCCCCAACCAACTTATTATTTTCTTTCTGGTTAGTTAACCAAGCAAGCAACATGGTGGATGGATTGCTTGATGGTAAAAGCGCGTACACTAGGAGTAGGTGCCTTTTTTCATTTTGGAAAAGGAGGATCCCCCGGCTTAAGTAGTAACTAGTAAGGGTCTGTCTGGTAAGTGGCCTGGGCTATACGTGCCTGGAAAAAGGTTATGCCTGGCTTGAGCCTGGTACTTTTGTGTTTTCTTCCGGGTGAGGTTAGCCTGGAGTATGGGTGTTTTGTTTGTGACCTGGCTTGCTAAACTATTAAACAATCGCTAGCATTATAATCGTTATGCAAGTCTTGGAAAACATGGGCTAATTTGAACCAGGCAGCGATCGAGGCATCGCCGCCGAGGGCCGTGCCAAGCAGGAGGTCGAGTAGGAGCTAGCAGCGGGACGTGGTCCAACTGAAGGTTGAGGTGCAGCTGCGGTTGCAGCACTTGGGTGCTCGGTGGTGAAGGCATTGGCCGCGGCTGGAAGGCACCCCGGCGCTCGCCGACGCCTGTGCGGCCTGAGGTTCTGTGTTACGATTGAGAATTTACGTATTTATAGGCATTAGATGGGACCGGTCGCACTATCAGGTGAGGCGGACGTGTGTAAATCTACGACTAAGCAAGATCATGTGACTTGCACTTGTTGGGACTTGGGAGCTCCTCCACTAGTGTGCTCTGCTATCAGCCTCTCGCTTTGGTCTGAAGATACTCGCTTCTGGTAAAACTTAACTTCTTGGGAGCTTCATTCCCTATTCATCCCAAATTAGGTGGCGTGAGGTACCTGAATTTCACTCTCTTTCCCGAATCATCTCAAATCGGATGCTTGTCATGAGCCATCTGTTTGTTGATAGAGCATTGTCGAAAATACGTGGGCATCGTCGAAAGTCATATAGTGTGGTTCCGGTACCTACCGGTAATTAAGGATCCCGGCATCCATAAGCTGCTTTAAGATTCACGCGAAAAAGTTTTTTTACTGGAGCCGGGAGCTACCGGTGAAGCATCCATCGTTGATTCTGGCATTCAGATGTGTGCAGGCATTGAGCGTATAAAGTCAGAAATAATCATTTGTGCAATGCCTTTCTATATACAACAGACACCTTCTGACAAATACCTGACCACGTCCCCACTACTTTTATATCTAGTACTGCAAGCACACTCACAGTCCTCTTCACCCATAGAGAAACTAGCATTTATTTTCTTGTGAGATATTAATTCACCAATATCTTCTAAAAAAATCTGGTTATTTCATATTTTTATATGTTTGAGTTCCTGACAATGATATCTTTAAAACAAGACTAATCTTGAATATATTTCAAACGATTTTCAAAAAACCGATTTTACTCATAAAAAAATACAGATTCACTAATTTACAGAATGATTTCACTCTTTTGAAATACTAAGTTTCATTCTTTTGTAAAA
This sequence is a window from Aegilops tauschii subsp. strangulata cultivar AL8/78 chromosome 7, Aet v6.0, whole genome shotgun sequence. Protein-coding genes within it:
- the LOC109766162 gene encoding uncharacterized protein, encoding MVSWSDDSEESGYEYSSGGSPIKIPATIEDPNYSGVDDEVMVMCEHGQPAKRHVCFEGISTGRRFIACGLDEASSCGVVHWVDEEWPEHLQNALHKLWLLYEDCQRANRMACLEHSSLVHNLTSQKNKLQETYEKLVEDVNNLLDTQDNIPKENEVQQREHEEITPPLDNNISALKEQLGAMDAENKELKQKVDQLKSIQVAQGNVIRNLKFAHLKEKEKLSTARRNLEFHIADLVKASDKNKRKLKDIKDICDEE